In Vidua chalybeata isolate OUT-0048 chromosome 9, bVidCha1 merged haplotype, whole genome shotgun sequence, a genomic segment contains:
- the TLCD4 gene encoding TLC domain-containing protein 4, whose amino-acid sequence MASFSNLTIGIAVASFTVFQLLFHVLSSWVSTRITPGFNNLSQKRKIEWNSRTVSTFHALVVGGFCLYILLYDDAVNADHLWGDPSIVKLNIAITTGYLISDLLLIIYYWKAIGDKFFVIHHLAALYAYYFVLSKGLLAYFGNFRLLAEFSTPFVNQRWFFEVLGYPKSSKANIINGVLMTVVFFVVRIAVMPVYYSHVISSFGTEGFQRLGFAAQSAWMISSVVLDIMNVMWMVKIAKGCYKVICLIGQEEAKTHRNGKSA is encoded by the exons ATGGCTTCCTTCAGCAACCTGACTATTGGCATTGCTGTTGCCAGTTTTACTGTATTTCAGCTCCTGTTCCATGTTTTAAGTTCTTGGGTGTCAACACGAATAACACCTGGTTTTAACAATCTCAGCCAAAAAAGGAAGATCGAATGGAATTCAAG GACAGTGTCCACATTCCACGCCTTGGTGGTTGGAGGGTTTTGcctttatattttattgtacGATGATGCTGTTAATGCTGACCATCTCTG GGGTGACCCTTCAATTGTGAAGCTGAATATTGCTATTACCACAGGCTACCTCATTTCGG ATCTGTTGCTTATTATTTACTACTGGAAGGCAATTGGTGACAAGTTTTTTGTAATACATCACTTGGCAGCTCTGTATGCTTACTATTTTGTACTG AGCAAAGGTCTGCTGGCTTATTTTGGAAACTTCCGTCTCCTTGCAGAGTTCTCCACTCCTTTTGTCAATCAGCG GTGGTTTTTTGAGGTTCTGGGATATCCCAAATCTTCAAAGGCCAACATCATCAATGGTGTGCTGATGACAGTTGTGTTCTTCGTGGTGAGGATTGCCGTCATGCCTGTGTATTACAGCCACgtaatttcttcttttggaACAGAAGGTTTCCAGAGATTAGGATTTGCAGCCCAGAGCGCCTGGATGATCTCAAGTGTTGTCTTGGATATTATGAATGTGATGTGGATGGTCAAAATTGCAAAAGGATGCTACAAGGTCATATGTCTTATTGGACAGGAGGAAGCAAAAACTCatagaaatggaaaatctgCCTAG